One segment of Panicum virgatum strain AP13 chromosome 1K, P.virgatum_v5, whole genome shotgun sequence DNA contains the following:
- the LOC120646342 gene encoding uncharacterized protein LOC120646342, with amino-acid sequence MKGVQDRRHKTKQDLQVLVPFPGCLGRMINMFDLSNGVVATKMLTEKAHRDVSPAGRDRSNTFKTAINPPAQTEDKQRDSQARRISPTKRSNSPTKRSGGTPVKMLMEQDMWKEGVPDEEPLNVVARLMGLHDAPVQQSNIVLGSQLDKEYQSGGFEENYQNIKTKMESKCHQNRKAGPRHQHPWSGFGDQPSRINSSQSRFQGNEPCCENRMSLVREKFAEAKCLATDEKLLHSKEFQDALQFLSSNRDLFLEFLDEPNPLLSSNHYEFQPAAPPSEVKQITILKPSEPTKRKGSVLVGRQLFSNGDESERNRYRRHQSLDVSPANSNLSEPTKIVVLKPGLANSHDARIVRSPLSSAEESEDESMMTVDETVSSRRLAKEITWQMRMRLKDKQDEESMLSYEYPDFYIGDDSFSKSEAEIAKEMSGETSEDLEFGTPTSGRSWDFLSRSGSPYSASCSSQTSHRHEPSVVREGKKKILERWSMVSSTVSSEEEMEGRRSTGTLGDMLTIPKVKVQEEIEGETLESQASELEAEEPFSCLPRSRSLPVSLSGIESNGVACDTQVAQKERIRKSSSFREKVSSLFYKNKKSTREKVDPPASNRLQHGGAVTNGDVREGLKQLVLDNCQKQNICLNTDEKNSMQGLVTSSCHTNGTANIPSKDISSVSSLSAPGIIGDPQDQPSPVSVLDGPFVSDNNRRLLYSSENFIASSPQALSRSPLIGSFSRSLSWEDPPLEVMSPNSLRLSRLFSKADEDLDSLTFIQNLVHSCSMDREGCILAEPLDPKLLEKFSDYQDEGVKLGKRRSKQRLLFDAVNEALTELASMAELAAYPWGRSCSSEQRDCKNGSSNSAAEEIWRVIRNWSILEKYPLGEAIERNILLEMILKREVAEAASTDTTRLEIFELNTTICTMVLEDLVEETLLDLTNN; translated from the exons ATGAAAGGGGTTCAGGATAGAAGGCACAAAACGAAGCAGGACCTCCAGGTTCTCGTCCCCTTCCCGGGATGCCTTGGGAGGATGATCAACATGTTCGACCTCAGCAATGGTGTGGTTGCGACCAAGATGCTCACGGAGAAGGCACATAGAGATG TTTCTCCTGCCGGGAGAGACCGGAGCAACACTTTCAAGACGGCAATTAACCCCCCAGCTCAGACTGAAGATAAACAA AGAGATAGTCAGGCAAGAAGGATTTCCCCTACTAAAAGATCAAACTCACCTACTAAAAGATCTGGTGGGACGCCTGTGAAGATGCTCATGGAACAGGATATGTGGAAAGAAGGGGTGCCTGATGAGGAGCCACTGAATGTTGTTGCACGATTAATGGGTCTACATGATGCTCCGGTTCAGCAATCTAATATCGTATTAGGAAGCCAATTGGATAAGGAATATCAGTCTGGCGGATTTGAAGAGAACTACCAGAATATCAAGACGAAGATGGAAAGCAAATGCCATCAAAACCGAAAGGCAGGACCACGCCATCAGCATCCATGGAGTGGTTTTGGTGATCAACCTTCAAGAATCAATAGCAGCCAGAGCAGGTTCCAAGGGAATGAGCCTTGCTGTGAGAACAGAATGTCACTTGTTCGTGAAAAATTTGCTGAAGCCAAGTGTCTAGCCACAGATGAGAAGCTTCTTCATTCAAAGGAGTTCCAAGATGCACTGCAGTTTTTAAGCTCAAATAGAGACCTATTCTTGGAGTTTCTTGATGAGCCAAATCCACTGTTATCAAGCAACCACTATGAGTTCCAACCTGCTGCACCACCTTCTGAAGTAAAGCAAATAACCATACTGAAGCCATCGGAACCAACAAAGAGAAAAGGCAGTGTTCTTGTGGGGAGACAACTATtttcaaatggagatgaaagtgAACGTAACAGGTACAGGCGTCATCAAAGCTTAGATGTTTCCCCAGCAAACTCAAATTTGtctgagccaacaaaaattgtAGTGCTAAAGCCAGGGCTCGCAAATTCTCATGATGCCAGGATTGTAAGGTCTCCATTATCATCTGCAGAAGAAAGTGAAGATGAAAGTATGATGACAGTTGATGAAACAGTATCCTCAAGAAGGTTggcaaaggagatcacttggcAGATGAGGATGCGGCTTAAAGACAAGCAAGACGAAGAAAGCATGCTATCATATGAATATCCTGATTTTTATATCGGAGATGACTCTTTCAGTAAATCGGAAGCTGAGATCGCAAAAGAAATGTCTGGTGAAACAAGTGAGGATTTGGAGTTTGGCACTCCGACGTCTGGCCGTTCTTGGGATTTTCTGAGCAGGAGTGGAAGTCCTTACTCTGCATCATGCTCTAGTCAGACATCCCATAGACACGAACCGTCAGTAGTTagggaagggaagaagaagattttagAGAGATGGTCTATGGTATCATCAACAGTCAGTAGTGAGGAAGAAATGGAAGGTCGTAGAAGTACGGGCACACTAGGTGACATGCTCACAATTCCGAAAGTCAAGGTCCAGGAAGAAATTGAGGGTGAAACACTGGAGAGCCAAGCATCTGAGCTGGAAGCTGAAGAACCTTTCTCATGTTTGCCAAGGTCTCGATCTCTTCCAGTTTCTTTGTCAGGCATTGAGTCAAATGGTGTAGCCTGTGACACTCAGGtagctcaaaaggaaagaaTCAGGAAGTCATCATCATTTAGGGAAAAAGTTTCTAGCctgttctataaaaataagaaatCAACTCGGGAGAAGGTAGATCCACCTGCCAGCAACAGACTCCAGCATGGAGGTGCTGTGACTAATGGTGATGTGAGGGAAGGCTTGAAGCAACTTGTGCTAGACAATTGTCAGAAACAAAATATTTGCCTTAACACAGATGAGAAGAACAGTATGCAAGGACTAGTGACTAGTTCTTGTCATACTAACGGTACAGCTAACATCCCTTCCAAG GATATTTCTTCTGTGTCAAGTCTTAGCGCCCCAGGAATCATTGGTGACCCTCAGGACCAACCAAGTCCTGTATCTGTACTAGACGGACCATTTGTATCTGATAACAATAGGAGGCTACTGTACTCATCTGAAAATTTCATCGCTTCATCCCCAC AAGCTTTGTCGAGGTCTCCCCTTATTGGATCATTTTCACGGTCCCTATCATGGGAGGATCCGCCACTGGAAGTCATGTCGCCAAATTCTTTGAGACTCTCAAGGCTTTTTTCAAAGGCTGATGAAGATCTAGATTCACTAACGTTTATCCAAAATCTGGTCCACTCTTGTAGCATGGATAGAGAAGGCTGCATATTAGCTGAACCTTTGGACCCAAAATTGCTTGAGAAGTTTTCAGATTACCAAGATGAGGGAGTTAAGTTGGGGAAAAGGCGGTCAAAACAGAGGCTTCTTTTTGACGCTGTAAATGAAGCACTCACTGAGCTTGCTTCGATGGCAGAACTAGCTGCATACCCTTGGGGTAGATCTTGCTCTTCGGAGCAAAGGGATTGCAAGAATGGTTCCAGTAATTCAGCGGCTGAGGAAATTTGGCGAGTCATAAGAAACTGGTCGATACTCGAGAAGTATCCTCTGGGCGAAGCTATCGAAAGAAATATATTGCTGGAGATGATACTCAAGAGGGAGGTGGCAGAGGCGGCCAGCACTGACACGACTCGGTTAGAGATATTTGAGCTCAACACGACAATTTGCACAATGGTTTTGGAGGACCTGGTTGAGGAGACACTATTAGATCTGACTAACAACTAG